The Geobacillus stearothermophilus ATCC 12980 genome contains a region encoding:
- a CDS encoding YigZ family protein, with the protein MLQKYYTVKGYGEHEIVIEKSRFICYVNRAETEEEAIAFIQQIKKKHWDATHNCSAYLIGEHDQIQKANDDGEPSGTAGVPMLEVLKKKGLKDTVAVVTRYFGGIKLGAGGLVRAYSRAVSEGLNAAGIVERRLMRVMQVTIDYSWLGKVENELRSSVYTIKNIQYADRVTFDVLVPEDGQSSFGEWMTELTNGRADIQAGAMEYAERLLPSS; encoded by the coding sequence TTGTTGCAAAAATATTACACGGTTAAAGGATACGGTGAACACGAAATCGTAATTGAAAAATCACGGTTTATCTGCTATGTCAACCGCGCGGAAACGGAAGAAGAGGCTATCGCCTTTATTCAACAGATCAAGAAGAAGCATTGGGACGCCACCCACAACTGCTCCGCCTATTTGATTGGGGAGCATGACCAAATCCAAAAAGCGAACGATGACGGTGAGCCGAGCGGCACCGCAGGGGTGCCGATGCTTGAAGTGCTGAAGAAAAAAGGATTGAAAGACACCGTCGCCGTCGTCACCCGCTACTTCGGCGGCATCAAGCTCGGTGCGGGCGGCTTGGTGCGTGCATACAGCCGCGCCGTCTCAGAAGGCCTGAACGCCGCAGGCATCGTCGAACGCCGGCTCATGCGCGTCATGCAGGTGACGATTGACTATTCGTGGCTTGGGAAGGTGGAAAATGAGCTGCGCTCTTCCGTATATACTATTAAAAATATCCAATATGCCGACCGCGTCACGTTTGATGTTCTCGTTCCCGAGGACGGCCAGTCTTCGTTCGGCGAGTGGATGACCGAACTGACAAACGGAAGGGCGGACATTCAGGCGGGAGCGATGGAGTATGCCGAACGGTTGCTTCCGTCTTCCTAA